The following are from one region of the Caldilineales bacterium genome:
- the xseB gene encoding exodeoxyribonuclease VII small subunit, which produces MQPPTDLTFEQALSELQRIVAELESGDGNLEASLARYETGVALVRRCNDLLDQAELRLRELSPTGQETDFTGPLDSRS; this is translated from the coding sequence ATGCAACCTCCAACCGATCTCACCTTTGAACAAGCGCTGAGCGAATTGCAGCGCATCGTAGCCGAGCTGGAGAGTGGCGACGGCAACCTGGAAGCCAGTCTGGCCCGCTACGAAACCGGCGTCGCGCTCGTGCGTCGCTGCAACGACCTGCTCGATCAGGCCGAACTGCGCCTGCGCGAATTGTCTCCCACCGGCCAGGAAACCGACTTCACCGGGCCGCTCGACAGCCGCTCGTAG
- a CDS encoding endonuclease III domain-containing protein, producing MLSLTPIPPFDFHHAVTGHGWYQLAPYNYDEAAHTLIWPQRLPDGGIVRVRLSGSTADEPAPWLRAEIDAASPLTDSDRRFLAQTIGWVINAERDLRPFYGHAARVPGYEKAIAQAQGRFLRSSSLFEDFVKVICTTNTTWGQTKGMVRALIAGWGEATPWEEAGRCFPTPAALAQVTEPELRTAGRLGYRAPYVLELAQRVVSGDLDLSTFCQPDLPTPDLRKGLLRVKGIGPYAAATLLTLLGHFDHLAVDSWTRKLVIPRYFPDRADVTDAEIIAVYADWHPYQQLAYWFYDWE from the coding sequence ATGCTCAGCCTTACCCCCATCCCACCCTTCGACTTTCACCACGCCGTCACCGGGCACGGCTGGTATCAGTTGGCGCCGTACAACTACGACGAGGCCGCTCACACGCTCATCTGGCCCCAGCGCCTGCCCGACGGCGGCATCGTGCGCGTCCGGCTGAGCGGCAGCACGGCGGACGAGCCGGCGCCCTGGCTGCGGGCCGAGATCGACGCCGCCTCCCCGCTGACGGACTCCGACCGGCGGTTCCTGGCCCAGACCATCGGCTGGGTGATCAACGCCGAGCGCGATTTGCGGCCCTTCTACGGGCACGCTGCCCGCGTCCCTGGCTACGAGAAGGCCATCGCCCAGGCCCAGGGCCGTTTTCTGCGCTCGTCCAGCCTGTTCGAGGATTTCGTCAAGGTGATCTGCACCACCAACACCACCTGGGGCCAGACCAAGGGCATGGTGCGAGCGCTGATCGCCGGTTGGGGCGAGGCCACACCCTGGGAGGAGGCCGGGCGCTGCTTCCCCACCCCCGCGGCCCTGGCCCAGGTCACCGAGCCAGAGCTGCGCACCGCCGGCCGGCTGGGCTATCGCGCTCCCTATGTGCTGGAGCTAGCCCAGCGCGTCGTCTCCGGCGATCTCGACTTGAGCACCTTCTGCCAGCCCGACTTGCCCACGCCCGACCTGCGCAAGGGGCTGCTGCGGGTCAAGGGCATCGGCCCCTACGCCGCCGCCACCCTCTTGACGCTGTTGGGGCATTTTGACCATCTGGCCGTCGATTCATGGACGCGCAAACTCGTCATCCCGCGCTACTTCCCCGACCGCGCCGATGTGACCGACGCCGAGATCATCGCCGTCTATGCCGACTGGCATCCCTACCAACAGCTTGCCTACTGGTTCTACGACTGGGAATGA
- a CDS encoding CPBP family intramembrane metalloprotease, which translates to MLGKTSRDQAEIVRKTYIAFIALICVWIIAWIVKIQLDKIAGKTDLGSFIYWTTAKLLIWIAPALWLIRLSGRNLKQVFNLPNYKRWLLWGAGVGLILALPGMILNYVKGTSILQNQFDYGLVNALVISPIFEELLIHGAIMGNLQMGYSFMRSNLISALMFVMLHLPGWYFMGTFISNLTRIDGVISIFVIGLMCGYAVKRSNSVLGGMIAHFINNLV; encoded by the coding sequence ATGCTAGGTAAAACAAGCCGAGATCAAGCGGAGATAGTAAGAAAAACATATATCGCATTTATTGCGCTAATCTGCGTCTGGATTATTGCCTGGATAGTCAAAATTCAACTTGACAAGATTGCAGGCAAAACAGATCTGGGAAGTTTCATCTATTGGACAACAGCCAAGTTGTTGATATGGATAGCGCCAGCGTTGTGGCTGATCAGATTATCTGGGCGTAACCTGAAGCAAGTTTTCAACCTTCCAAACTATAAGCGATGGCTTTTGTGGGGTGCAGGTGTTGGCCTGATCCTTGCCTTGCCAGGAATGATCCTTAATTATGTCAAAGGCACTTCTATTCTGCAGAATCAGTTTGATTATGGGTTGGTCAACGCTCTTGTTATCTCACCAATCTTCGAAGAATTGCTGATACATGGCGCAATCATGGGTAATCTACAGATGGGGTACTCATTCATGCGTTCCAATCTTATATCTGCGTTGATGTTTGTGATGCTTCATCTGCCTGGTTGGTATTTTATGGGTACGTTCATTTCGAATCTTACCAGAATTGATGGGGTCATATCGATCTTCGTGATCGGTCTTATGTGCGGCTATGCGGTCAAGCGGAGTAATTCTGTTCTTGGCGGTATGATCGCTCACTTTATCAACAATCTGGTTTGA
- a CDS encoding HAMP domain-containing histidine kinase, with the protein MPSPRRSLAFRLLLANLTLTLAALWGLVLWTGYRLQSAALVEARVELGLKAVLIANALREPVVSHENNEEARPEHSEHEGAENPAPQVPALQGRDLRTLAASFAEEVGGRVTVFSSDLRLLASSQAGESASAEAAPEIMAALRGGQAYSIRNDEATGQQRLFVAAVISGFDRPGGVVQVSVPVAELEAGIRSTWLRLLTAGLVVTLLSLLAAVFVARQIIRPIRALTAAANQLAAGDLGTRLDLGRQDELGQLAAAFDHMAAEIGNLLGRERAFVANASHELRSPLTAIQLRAELLQRLLPPDERSQRYLAEIERETGYLSRLTAQLLDLERWDADAGSPQACSPLPVLAQASEAMQPAAEEKQVQFYQELPSSLADVPISAEQLELVVRNLLDNAIKYTPEGGRVRLAAVEETGSVKIVVEDTGIGIPSADLPHIFDRFYRVDKARDRRGVGLGLSLVQAIMSRCQGRVTVASSEGQGTSVALHFPVQSKPG; encoded by the coding sequence ATGCCCAGCCCGCGGCGTAGCCTTGCTTTCCGTTTGCTGCTGGCCAACCTGACGCTGACTCTGGCGGCGCTGTGGGGCCTGGTGCTGTGGACGGGCTATCGCCTGCAAAGCGCGGCCCTGGTAGAGGCCCGCGTCGAGTTGGGGCTGAAGGCGGTCTTGATCGCCAATGCCCTGCGCGAGCCGGTCGTGTCGCATGAAAACAACGAGGAGGCGCGACCGGAGCACAGCGAGCACGAGGGGGCCGAGAATCCTGCGCCCCAGGTGCCCGCTTTGCAGGGGCGCGACCTGCGCACCCTGGCCGCCAGTTTTGCCGAAGAAGTGGGCGGCCGCGTGACCGTGTTTTCGTCCGATCTGCGTTTGCTGGCCTCCTCCCAGGCGGGCGAGTCTGCCAGCGCAGAAGCAGCGCCTGAGATCATGGCGGCGCTGCGCGGGGGCCAGGCCTACAGCATCCGCAACGATGAAGCAACCGGCCAACAGCGGCTGTTCGTGGCAGCCGTCATCAGCGGCTTCGACCGGCCGGGCGGGGTCGTCCAGGTCTCCGTGCCTGTGGCCGAGCTGGAGGCCGGCATCCGTTCGACCTGGTTGCGGTTACTCACCGCCGGCCTGGTTGTGACCCTGCTTTCGCTCCTGGCCGCGGTCTTCGTCGCTCGCCAGATCATCCGCCCCATCCGGGCGCTAACCGCCGCCGCCAACCAGCTGGCGGCCGGCGACCTGGGCACACGGCTCGACCTCGGCCGCCAGGATGAGCTAGGCCAACTGGCAGCCGCGTTCGACCACATGGCAGCCGAGATCGGCAATCTGTTGGGGCGTGAACGGGCCTTCGTGGCCAATGCCTCGCACGAATTGCGCAGCCCGCTCACCGCCATCCAACTGCGGGCCGAGCTGTTGCAGCGTCTGCTGCCGCCGGATGAACGCAGCCAACGCTATCTGGCCGAGATCGAGCGCGAAACCGGCTATCTCAGCCGGTTGACGGCACAACTCCTGGACTTGGAGCGGTGGGATGCCGACGCTGGCTCGCCCCAAGCCTGCTCTCCGCTGCCGGTGCTGGCCCAAGCGTCCGAGGCCATGCAGCCCGCCGCCGAAGAAAAGCAGGTGCAGTTCTATCAGGAGCTTCCAAGCAGCCTGGCCGATGTCCCCATCAGCGCCGAACAATTGGAACTTGTCGTGCGCAACCTGCTGGACAACGCCATCAAATATACGCCGGAGGGCGGCCGGGTGCGGCTGGCGGCTGTCGAGGAAACCGGGAGCGTGAAGATCGTGGTCGAGGACACCGGCATCGGCATCCCCAGCGCCGACCTCCCCCACATCTTCGACCGCTTCTATCGTGTGGACAAGGCCCGCGACCGCCGGGGGGTCGGCCTGGGCCTGTCGCTAGTGCAGGCGATCATGAGCCGCTGCCAGGGCAGGGTGACGGTGGCATCGAGCGAGGGGCAAGGGACGAGTGTGGCACTGCATTTTCCTGTTCAATCGAAACCGGGTTGA
- a CDS encoding response regulator transcription factor, translated as MNASPLLLLVEDDPMIAEPLVFGLEQEGYRVLHASDGSRCLELLGGEAPDLILLDVMLPGMSGLQVLRLLRQRSPVPVIMVTARGQELDRVMGLESGADDYIIKPFSFRELLARVRATLRRVELDTARDPVRPAVVAVGPISFDAGAHIARLRGAPLELTEKEFGLLEALITRAGRAVHRHELLDRVWGEGWYGNPRTLDVHIRWLRAKIEDDPAHPRLILTVRGYGYRFAAPEELNHAQPAA; from the coding sequence ATGAACGCCTCCCCCCTCCTGCTCCTGGTCGAAGACGATCCGATGATCGCCGAGCCGCTCGTCTTCGGGCTGGAGCAGGAGGGTTATCGCGTCTTGCATGCCAGCGATGGCAGCCGGTGTCTGGAACTGCTCGGCGGTGAAGCGCCCGATCTGATCTTGCTGGATGTGATGCTGCCGGGCATGAGCGGGCTGCAGGTCCTCCGGCTGCTGCGGCAGCGCTCGCCCGTGCCTGTGATCATGGTCACGGCCCGCGGGCAGGAACTCGATCGGGTGATGGGGCTGGAATCGGGCGCAGATGACTACATCATCAAGCCGTTCAGCTTTCGGGAATTGCTCGCCCGCGTGCGCGCCACCCTGCGCCGCGTCGAACTGGACACGGCCCGCGACCCTGTCCGGCCGGCCGTGGTCGCAGTCGGCCCCATCAGTTTCGACGCCGGCGCCCACATCGCCCGTCTGCGCGGCGCGCCGCTGGAACTGACCGAGAAGGAATTCGGGCTGCTGGAAGCACTGATCACACGGGCCGGGCGGGCTGTGCATCGCCACGAGCTGCTCGATCGAGTGTGGGGCGAGGGCTGGTACGGCAACCCGCGCACATTGGACGTCCACATACGCTGGCTGCGGGCCAAGATCGAGGACGACCCCGCCCATCCCCGTCTGATCCTGACCGTGCGCGGGTATGGCTACCGTTTTGCGGCGCCGGAAGAATTGAACCATGCCCAGCCCGCGGCGTAG
- a CDS encoding ferric reductase-like transmembrane domain-containing protein — protein sequence MPSLTSPSTTTSLDRAFVPWKAALAIVGAAVAGAILAVWLLPWLAPSGQTGLLSSQTPWHLTRVTGVVGYLLLWLSMALGISISGRLARLWPGGPTAFDLHQFSSLLALAFSAFHGLILLGDSYISYTLSQILIPFASSEYHPLATGLGQIAFYLALAASFSFYIRKRIGQRAWRLLHFTTFVAFFLTTLHGALAGTDTAVLLPLYIAASLSILFLTLYRIFITLPAAART from the coding sequence ATGCCATCGCTTACTTCCCCATCTACCACAACTAGCCTCGATCGCGCCTTCGTCCCCTGGAAAGCGGCGCTCGCCATCGTTGGCGCCGCCGTCGCCGGGGCGATCCTGGCCGTGTGGCTGCTGCCCTGGCTGGCGCCTTCCGGGCAGACCGGCCTCCTTTCATCGCAGACGCCGTGGCACCTCACGCGGGTGACGGGCGTGGTCGGCTACTTGCTGCTCTGGCTCAGCATGGCGCTGGGCATCAGCATCAGCGGCCGGCTGGCGCGACTCTGGCCCGGCGGCCCGACCGCCTTCGATCTGCATCAGTTCAGCAGCCTGCTGGCCCTGGCCTTTTCCGCTTTTCACGGGCTGATTTTGTTGGGCGACAGCTATATCAGCTACACTCTCAGCCAAATTCTGATCCCCTTTGCCTCCAGCGAATACCACCCTCTGGCCACTGGCCTGGGACAGATCGCCTTCTACCTGGCGCTGGCGGCCAGCTTCAGCTTCTACATCCGCAAGCGCATCGGCCAACGGGCCTGGCGTCTGTTGCACTTCACCACCTTCGTCGCCTTCTTCCTGACCACGCTTCACGGCGCCCTGGCCGGCACCGACACCGCCGTTCTGCTGCCCCTCTACATCGCTGCCAGCCTCAGCATCCTCTTCCTGACACTCTACCGCATCTTCATCACCCTGCCCGCCGCCGCTCGCACATGA
- a CDS encoding FAD:protein FMN transferase codes for MSSPQTHRFRAMNCSMAAWVYSDESAAGVALHQVEAWMRRVEAELSRFQPQSDLSHLNAVAGAAYRAGDILWQVTDLALATAKATGGRFDPTLGQALCAAGYDRSFDLLAPDEAAAAPSPHRPDAWQDILLDAATHTITLPPDVALDLGGIAKGWAADQALHLLEPFGPALVDAGGDLAVGAPPPDAPGWGLGIADPLQPEADVAMVQLAGCGLATSGTDHRRWQQRNHIQHHILDPLTGKPALTDLLTASVIAPTAVEADVQALVLVAGGLTAAHSWLRDHPHLSVLLIHNDGSPYQTPNFTDHAIAYFPIYHN; via the coding sequence ATGTCCTCCCCACAAACGCACCGTTTCCGGGCCATGAACTGCTCGATGGCGGCCTGGGTGTATAGCGACGAAAGCGCGGCCGGCGTGGCCTTGCACCAGGTCGAAGCCTGGATGCGCCGGGTCGAAGCAGAACTCAGTCGCTTTCAGCCCCAGAGCGATCTCAGCCACCTCAACGCCGTCGCCGGCGCCGCCTACCGCGCCGGCGACATCCTCTGGCAGGTGACCGATCTGGCGCTGGCGACGGCCAAAGCCACCGGCGGCCGTTTCGATCCTACCCTGGGCCAGGCCCTGTGCGCGGCCGGCTATGACCGCTCGTTCGACTTGTTGGCGCCCGACGAGGCCGCCGCCGCCCCCTCGCCACACCGTCCCGACGCCTGGCAAGACATCCTCCTGGATGCGGCCACCCACACCATCACCCTGCCGCCCGATGTGGCGCTCGACCTGGGCGGCATCGCCAAAGGCTGGGCCGCTGACCAGGCCTTGCATCTGCTAGAGCCGTTCGGCCCGGCCCTGGTGGATGCCGGCGGCGACCTTGCCGTCGGCGCCCCCCCGCCCGACGCCCCCGGCTGGGGCTTGGGCATCGCCGATCCGTTGCAGCCCGAAGCCGATGTGGCGATGGTGCAGCTGGCCGGCTGTGGGCTGGCCACCTCGGGCACCGACCATCGGCGTTGGCAGCAACGGAATCACATCCAACACCACATCCTCGATCCGCTCACCGGCAAACCCGCCCTCACCGATCTGCTGACGGCCTCGGTCATTGCCCCGACCGCCGTCGAAGCCGATGTCCAGGCCCTCGTCCTGGTGGCCGGCGGCCTGACTGCAGCCCATTCCTGGCTCCGCGACCACCCGCATCTCTCCGTCCTCCTGATCCACAACGACGGCTCTCCCTACCAGACCCCCAACTTCACCGACCATGCCATCGCTTACTTCCCCATCTACCACAACTAG
- a CDS encoding AbrB/MazE/SpoVT family DNA-binding domain-containing protein, protein MSTPMTLQLAQRGILTLPKSLRQQYDLQPGAEFTLFDLDGVFVLSQRRSQVDLLAERIASSLTAQGETLESMLQALREERERYEPEA, encoded by the coding sequence ATGTCCACCCCGATGACCCTCCAACTCGCCCAACGCGGCATACTCACCCTGCCCAAGTCATTACGCCAGCAATACGACCTGCAGCCAGGCGCTGAGTTCACGCTGTTCGACCTGGACGGCGTTTTCGTGCTCAGTCAACGCCGCTCGCAAGTCGATTTACTGGCCGAGCGCATCGCCTCATCGCTGACGGCGCAGGGCGAGACGCTTGAGAGTATGTTACAAGCGCTGCGTGAAGAACGAGAACGCTATGAACCCGAAGCCTAG
- a CDS encoding PIN domain-containing protein has protein sequence MNPKPRVFLDTSALFAGIWSERGGGRLLLNLGEAGLVTLLVSGQVLEEIERTVRAKAPETLPHLALLLHRSQVQVVEAPPRDRVAVCFDLTQHQNDALVIAAAWHAACDFFVTVDKRHFLDNSVLRAAAPFSMGAPGDCLAWLRAHWR, from the coding sequence ATGAACCCGAAGCCTAGGGTTTTTCTCGATACGAGCGCACTTTTTGCAGGCATCTGGTCGGAGCGTGGCGGCGGGCGACTTCTCCTCAATCTGGGCGAAGCCGGCCTGGTGACCTTGTTAGTAAGCGGTCAGGTACTGGAGGAAATCGAGCGCACGGTGCGAGCAAAGGCGCCGGAGACGCTGCCACATCTCGCCTTGCTTCTGCATCGTTCCCAGGTGCAAGTAGTCGAAGCCCCGCCCAGGGATCGAGTTGCGGTCTGTTTCGATCTGACCCAACATCAAAACGATGCCCTGGTGATCGCCGCCGCCTGGCATGCGGCCTGCGACTTCTTCGTGACCGTGGACAAGCGCCATTTCCTGGACAATTCAGTTCTGCGGGCGGCTGCACCCTTTTCGATGGGCGCGCCTGGCGATTGTTTGGCCTGGCTACGGGCGCATTGGCGCTGA